A window from Rana temporaria chromosome 8, aRanTem1.1, whole genome shotgun sequence encodes these proteins:
- the LOC120909226 gene encoding histone H3, which produces MARTKQTARKSTGGKAPRKQLATKAARKSAPATGGVKKPHRYRPGTVALREIRRYQKSTELLIRKLPFQRLVREIAQDFKTDLRFQSSAVMALQEASEAYLVGLFEDTNLCAIHAKRVTIMPKDIQLARRIRGERA; this is translated from the coding sequence ATGGCAAGAACCAAGCAGACCGCTCGTAAGTCCACCGGAGGGAAAGCTCCCCGCAAGCAGCTGGCCACCAAGGCCGCCCGCAAGAGCGCCCCGGCCACCGGCGGAGTCAAGAAGCCTCACCGCTACAGGCCCGGCACCGTCGCTCTCCGAGAGATCCGACGCTACCAGAAATCCACCGAGCTGCTCATCCGCAAGCTGCCCTTCCAGCGCCTCGTCCGAGAGATCGCCCAGGACTTCAAGACCGACCTGCGCTTCCAGAGCTCCGCCGTCATGGCTCTGCAGGAGGCCTCCGAGGCTTATCTCGTAGGACTCTTCGAGGACACCAACCTCTGCGCCATCCACGCCAAGAGGGTCACCATCATGCCCAAAGACATACAGCTGGCACGCCGCATCCGTGGAGAGAGGGCATAA
- the LOC120909229 gene encoding histone H2A type 1: MSGRGKQGGKVRAKAKTRSSRAGLQFPVGRVHRLLRKGNYAERVGAGAPVYLAAVLEYLTAEILELAGNAARDNKKTRIIPRHLQLAVRNDEELNKLLGGVTIAQGGVLPNIQAVLLPKKTESHKATKSK; the protein is encoded by the coding sequence ATGTCAGGACGCGGCAAACAAGGAGGCAAGGTTCGGGCTAAGGCCAAGACACGTTCATCCCGGGCTGGTCTGCAGTTCCCAGTCGGTCGTGTTCACCGTCTACTCAGGAAGGGCAACTATGCCGAGCGGGTCGGCGCCGGAGCTCCCGTGTATCTCGCCGCCGTCCTCGAGTATCTGACGGCTGAGATCCTCGAGCTGGCCGGCAACGCCGCCCGCGACAACAAGAAGACCCGCATCATCCCTCGACACCTCCAGCTGGCTGTCCGCAACGACGAGGAGCTCAACAAGCTGCTGGGCGGTGTCACCATTGCCCAGGGAGGAGTCCTGCCCAACATCCAGGCCGTGCTGCTGCCCAAGAAGACCGAGAGCCACAAGGCCACCAAATCCAAGTAA
- the LOC120909222 gene encoding histone H1A-like, with product MTETESAPAAAPPAEPAAKKKPAKKAAAGGAKKGSKKPSGPSVSELLLQAVAASKERSGVSLAALKKVLSAGGYDVEKNNSRLKAGIRGLVTKGSLVQVKGHGASGSFKINKKQQEGDKAKKIANKKPSAAAKSPKKPAAAKKPAKSPKKKAPSKAAKSPKKVAKSPKKAAKKPAKPAAAPAKKATKSPKKPKAAAKPKKAAKSPAKKAAKPKTAAKPKRAAPKKR from the coding sequence ATGACAGAGACTGAAAGCGCCCCAGCCGCCGCTCCTCCAGCGGAGCCCGCCGCCAAGAAGAAGCCGGCTAAGAAGGCAGCAGCCGGAGGAGCCAAGAAAGGCAGCAAGAAGCCGTCCGGTCCCAGCGTGTCCGAGCTCCTCCTCCAAGCAGTGGCCGCTTCCAAAGAGCGCAGCGGGGTCTCCCTGGCCGCCCTCAAGAAGGTCCTGTCCGCCGGAGGATACGATGTGGAGAAGAACAACAGCCGCCTCAAGGCCGGCATCAGGGGGCTGGTGACTAAGGGGAGCCTCGTCCAGGTCAAAGGACATGGCGCCTCCGGATCCTTCAAGATCAACAAGAAGCAGCAAGAGGGCGACAAGGCCAAGAAAATCGCCAACAAGAAGCCATCGGCTGCGGCCAAGTCCCCCAAGAAACCTGCGGCAGCCAAGAAGCCGGCCAAGTCCCCCAAGAAGAAAGCCCCCAGCAAAGCGGCCAAGAGCCCCAAGAAGGTCGCCAAGAGCCCCAAGAAGGCCGCCAAGAAACCGGCAAAGCCTGCAGCTGCTCCCGCCAAGAAGGCGACAAAGAGCCCCAAAAAGCCCAAAGCTGCAGCCAAGCCGAAAAAAGCCGCCAAAAGTCCGGCTAAGAAGGCGGCTAAACCTAAGACAGCAGCCAAGCCCAAGAGGGCCGCTCCGAAGAAGAGATAA
- the LOC120909235 gene encoding histone H2B 1.1, with translation MPEPAKSAPAPKKGSKKAVTKSQKKDGKKRRKSRKESYAIYVYKVLKQVHPDTGISSKAMGIMNSFVNDIFERIAGESSRLAHYNKRRTITSREIQTAVRLLLPGELAKHAVSEGTKAVTKYTSAK, from the coding sequence ATGCCTGAACCAGCCAAGTCCGCCCCGGCGCCCAAGAAGGGCTCCAAAAAAGCCGTCACCAAGAGCCAGAAGAAGGACGGCAAGAAGCGGAGGAAGAGCAGGAAGGAGAGTTATGCCATCTACGTGTACAAGGTGCTCAAGCAGGTCCACCCCGACACCGGCATCTCCTCCAAGGCCATGGGCATCATGAACTCCTTTGTCAATGACATCTTCGAGCGCATCGCCGGAGAATCTTCCCGCCTGGCTCATTACAACAAGCGCCGCACCATCACCTCCCGGGAGATCCAGACCGCCGTCCGCCTCCTCCTGCCCGGAGAGCTGGCCAAGCACGCCGTCTCCGAGGGCACCAAGGCCGTCACCAAGTACACCAGCGCCAAGTaa